In Hyphomicrobiales bacterium, a single window of DNA contains:
- a CDS encoding DUF1127 domain-containing protein yields the protein MYRFNEAAERELTTPIGPAAAGFGRRAFHEIARFFQAVGNRRAVRRMTLLDDRLLADIGLSRTDVTSALAQPVWVDPSRNLAETVEYRRRGRLWGRPLRRH from the coding sequence ATGTATCGATTCAACGAAGCTGCCGAACGGGAGTTGACGACGCCCATAGGCCCAGCCGCCGCCGGGTTCGGGCGGCGGGCCTTTCACGAGATCGCGCGGTTTTTTCAAGCCGTCGGCAACCGCCGGGCGGTGCGCCGGATGACTCTGCTCGACGACCGGCTGCTGGCCGATATCGGGCTTTCCCGCACCGATGTCACGTCCGCGCTGGCGCAACCTGTCTGGGTCGACCCTTCGCGCAATCTTGCCGAAACGGTCGAATACCGGCGCCGGGGGCGCCTCTGGGGCCGCCCGCTACGGCGCCACTGA